The following nucleotide sequence is from Hevea brasiliensis isolate MT/VB/25A 57/8 chromosome 7, ASM3005281v1, whole genome shotgun sequence.
tctatttatttattttttcataacataagaaattaataacgtctattttctatttttcattcttcatgcatttttaaatttaatcaaatgtgttattaatttaaattaaaaatataatataattttattaatttaagacTATTTATCTCTTGAAAAATAAtgtgtatataaaaaatatttttaataaaaaatatttttaaaaagatattatttaatttttatatatataaatatttttatattttaataaaattattaaaatttaaaaaataatttttatttttttaattaaaaaatatttttcacaaaataaaatatatgaaagCTCAAATGATGACAATAACAGAGGATGATGATGACCTGAACAATTCTAATTTAGTCCTCTTCCACGCTTGGATTAAAGGCAGGCAGTAAATGTGGTCCAATGCCAATAAAATAATGTAAAACAAAAACTCATCACCAAATCAAAATTAAAGTCACCTCAACCGATAAATcttaataagaaaaacaaaaaggaaaaattCAAACAATACCCCACAAAGATTTCCAGTGAAAAAATAAAGTTAGGGTTAATATAATTAAGCACAATATTGGGCTTCACTATattaattttaactttattttccaaAGCAGGAAAACAAAAAACCTGACTTTTGTTAGAAAAAAGAGCCATTACCAacaaattaatgaattttaaattaaaaaaaaattcccatTACCATCTTTTTTATGTCTAAAGCAAATAAAGCATGTACGTGTTGAACTTTGCATTACTTATCACCCACACTAACTAATCAAACTATGttataatattcaaataaaaattaactcaaaAGAAAAAGATTTATTCAAGTCTTATATTTAGCATCCTTCATACTTAGGCAATAACATATAGAGTGAACTTtattgataaatatatatatgggTGGTCCACATTAAAACAAGTAGACAGTAGAATCCTGAAAAGGGAATGAACTGGATCTAATTTTCTTCCAAAAGCTAGCTAAACGGAGAAGATTTGTCCAAGTTTTATACTTGATTTGAGATAAGGATTTTGGGTCATGAACACCGACTAAAAGTTCATTCAATGATGAAAGGATATGCGGATTGACTAAATGGAAAGCAGTACTCTCTCAGGACCTATCCATTTGCTCATTCATGAGCAATTCAGGAGGGTGCTTCTTCAAGAATGAATTCattctcctttttttttattaaaggaaaattgaaaattttgttaataatcatCTTTCAAATAAACGAAATTATAAGAGAAATAAATTTGATATCCGTTAGGATGAGGGTTTGATTGCAAGTCAAATTTTGATCATTAAGGATAATGCTGGTTGTTCCAATCAATTAGATATTTATAACACGTAGAAGAGCCAATTAGAAAGAAGATGGTACAATTCATTAGTTAAAAAAGAATCTGAAGCTTTATTGGCCATTCAGAATCAACTAGCTAGTGGAAATGCTTATTCCAAATAAGATTTGAGTATAAGCTCATAATATTGATAAACCAGTAAAATGAGGCAACAAATTATCAAGTTTGGCCTCTAGCTAATGATAAATTGACCCCAAACATATACTACTTACAAACTAGACTGCTGTCacttgtaagctgcagatttccACAGAAGAAGCAATCTCTGAAAGATAGATCCCTTAATTCTGATGAGAGATGCAAGGGAAGTGTCTTCTTGCACGAATATAATGTGGGTAATGAGAAGGATATAATTAATATAGAAGGACAGGACCATACAGCCTGCAGGAAGCTGCCCAGTAACTTAATAGAAACTTTTTGTCTATTACATTGAACTGGCAGTAGCCCATAAAAACATAATTTAACAGTTTTATGCAGATCAAAAAATTGCAGGAGTTGGACATGGGGGAATTTGGATAGGATGAGACTGATAGCTATGATTGATTAATTGTTTGTATAAATGGATTTGATAGCATAACTTTTTTCAGAAGTGAAAATATAGTGAGAAGCTTAACTTAATTACCAAGCTCATTCATCTTTAATTGTGGCAAGAATTATCATTTTGGCTTTTTGGGCTGGGGATTTGAGCGGGCATAAGCATAATGTCACCAAAAATTGGAATTTAACTGGTGTGGAAACCAGGGCCTACTATAGTATACCACCATCTTTGTCTGTGTGCGCAAGTGGGACTAGGCATGTTCCAGGCATATCATGCCTTACCACTTGTAAATAGGACAGATAACCCAAAAATAAGAAGCGTCAAGATAATGGAGAAAAAAGAAGTGAGATAATTTGCTTATCAAGATAGAGGAAAACAATTATAGGATCCTATAATTGATTCACTTGCATGATTGAGTTTTAAATAACTAATGCCTCTAAGGCACACTCAAGCTATGTGAAATTTCATCAAGTTTCCTTGTTCCTTCTCTTACTGTGCAGCACGTTTTAATGTGATTTAGTCCTTTGCAGATGGCCTTCGTCCATAGCCTGAGTTATTGTTCTTGCTGCTACCTgagaaagttaattttaatttgctAGCTTTGGATACATGCATGTCCTACTTGTATTGGTAGGTCTCATATACACTTTACTATCAACAAAGAATGCCTGAGCTCtttaatctttattttatttttctgttcATGTATTTGAATCACTGtacacattttcgaggatttaatccaaaatcatttagaatggagaaagagaatccatatagccgacctcaaattcttgggataaaagcttagttgaattgagttgtatTTGAATCATTGCATTAATTAGTGGACCTTTCAAGTGCAAGACTAGTTTCTTAAGAAGTTTGCAGAACACTTGAGTGCCCTTGCCATTACTGATATTATattaacaaatttttttttttctttttccctttctGTGAAAGAGAATAGGGTTCCATGCCTTGTCATCTTTTcttttatcatatatatataaaaaatgagATAGATAAACACTAGGCTTCTCCCACCTCATAATTGGCCAACAACCCAATAAAGATTTATGCTGTAACATTCATAAAGCTAAGTATTGAAGCAATTGGTCTTAAACATTCATGAGCAATTCCCAACTCATAATTGCTCTAGAAGACTttcaagtaattaaaggaaaacaATTTCTGGTCCATCCATCTCAAATCCCATGTGCGGCTTATAGGGGAACTGGCTAGCCATAGCTTCATTGTTGAAAACACCACGCAGAAGATGCTATGGATATGATATTTTCTTCTTTTCTGTGGATATATATGACAACAGCACACGACCGTGTTTTCTTCGTTTCTAGCATAAAATCAGGCTACAATATGAGGTCACTGAATTGTGAGGAatcagaaagagagagagaggaagctcATGCAAAATAGATATGCGTACATACTTTCCTTCATATTCAAACCCCTTTCTACAAGATGGAAACCTATAATGATCCTAACCTGATGCTATaatatcttaaaaaaataaattaaaaaaatgaagaaaCGTCATAGCTGCTAGGTGTAGTTATCAATCAAAGTAAGGCTAGctaataataattaaaactagttaattgaAGCTCTAGCAAGCTTAATCTATGATGGGAAATTCACTTGTGAGCAAGCTTACAAGTTGAAGTAATAATTAAACATATGTAAGCGGAAATTTAGGACATTATATAGTTAAGGATAATCTTGTTTAAAGAATATAGCCTAGAAATAATCAATGAAGTTGCTGGCTACTCTGTCTTTCTATGTGATAATGCTTTTTTTTTAACAAACGACAAACGCAAACTGAGATATTCTGTACTTCTGCAGCAGAAGAAACTGTAAGAAAAATATACAATATACTGTAATACAAACACGGCTCTTGTGGTTGTTAGAATCTTTATAATTTGACCATAGGCGGTACTTAAAAATTTAGAATGAGTTGTCTCTTTTGCAGGAAATGACAGTACACGTGGGAGCACATGAGATTAAGAAGCTAATATGAAAATTTTTGGATCTACTTCAAGAACTCTGCCATTCTCAGGCAACTGGAGCTTTATTTGCTTCTAGAAAGCGAGTGATCACTTGTAAATCACCATTAAGTTCTATGCGAACAAGTACCAAGAAGGCAAATGTAGCTACTCGAAATTAGGCAATGGAGAATCTTCTTCACTCTTTagaagaaaaattagaaaaagtttAACTGTTGATATATCAGGAGCCTGTTGGTAGGTTAATTAGTTCTAAGTTTACCCTTTTTTCAAAGTTAATTAATTGATGCATTTCTTATAGACAGGTACACCGACAAACATGTGGGTGCAACAGATATAATATAATGGGAAGTTGGTGAGAGTCAAACAAGGTGGATCTTTCTGTGCAAAAATGCAGAATGTTATTAACTAATCAGGATTAATTTTCTGCTTGAGTTgcagattaaaaaattaaaaaaaaaaaagaaaaagatgtgAATGTGATCCAATGCCCAAAAAGATAAAGCCAACGCTCACTAATCAAAAAGCCAATTGACTATTATATCATTTCTATAGCCATGTTAGAGGCAAAATGAGTGCAAGAATGAGGTTCCTTTTATGTATTGAAGTTTGGGggagagagaaggaagagaagattGAAGCACATGTTAGTGGGATATTAATCTGCACCAAAAATTGCTGCTACTGGCATTGCAAATGCCATTTATATTCATTGAAATTATAGTAATTGAAAAGCAGGAGCCGGGAAGCATCATTGGAGCAAATGCATGCTAAAAACACTGATAGTCCCCACATAGGAAAGTTCCACTCTTGGGGATTCTCTGGACATTACCCCTCTATATGGAATAAGCTTCTATAATTTGCTGCAATTTTCACGCCACAAACAAAGATATATAAAATTATTGGAGATTAGGATGAATCTTCTTTACATACACACGCTTTTCTTGAAATTGTTTTTAGAATTTAGTAGGTAGCACGTTAATTACTGACATGATGTGACTTTTTTGGAGCTTGGTGGCTCTCCATACAGTTGAAATGGAAAGGATCTACACTGCAGAAGAGCAGATACTGCACTCCAAATCTCCATCTACATGTTCTTCCACTAGAGCTATTGGATCAACAGGCACACCCATCATctgatggaaaaaaaaaattatgctttTTGCTACAAAATATGGTAGCATATGCTCTTGTTTCTTTTTAGCTTTCTCAAGAACTTAAGTCTCTTTAATTAGGAGTGATAGTGAAGGATGTTTAAAGCTTACATCTGGTCATAAAGTTGCCTACAAAGGGAGAAATTCAAACTCAGATATTGCATATCTGAATAAAGTTGAATAAATCTTGGAAAGAAAGCCTCTGAAGGTTCAAAGATATTACAGCTTTTTTGTAGCATTTTAATATGACTGACCGAACAAGAAATATGACAAAGTTTAGCTAAAGCAATGAACTTTAGGACCACACACAAGGTTTTTATAATATAGTATTCatcaatataatattttttttctagttgaatggTATTTCTTCTCCGTCCAGAAGAGACAGAATATTGGTTTTTTGTAGGTCATGAACAAATCTTTTTATAGAAGGAAGACTGTTTGCGTCCATGGAGTAAATAGAATTAAACTTCTATACCCAAATTATGATggaaaataatataatttcataCAAAATGGAATTACATGGTGCATGGCCTCTGGGTACTACCTGTctaccaaaaatttgaaaaaaaaaaaaggaaggttTGGGCCATGAAATTTAATTGCCATATCTGAATTTCATGTCCTTTCAGCTCCCATGTGTATTACAATCAAGGAACATTGGCAGGCCTGACatcaagaagaaaaaaaattactataattTGTTGGCATAACAGCTGGAAAATTTTCTAATAATATAAGGAGAGTCAAATGATGAACATGACTAACTCACATAATTATCTAGTCAAGCAAAGTTTACAGGAAAATTTAAAGGAATGAATGTTTCTCAATTCAATATGGTGCTTAATGCATTTTGGCTTTATTGTGTTTAGTTACCTGCATAGCATGTTCTTATTGGGCCTCACATAGGTAGCTCCCTGTTTCAGTCTTTTTCCCATTTGGGTATTTGACTTCAAGGAGATATCTAATCATAGTTAATGGTGTTTTCTGAAGTTAGCTGAACTTGGGACTCTATTTTTAAAGGATTATGCTCTGATCATTTCACATCTTGACTGCATTATACTCTGCATTCACTTTAAGACCATTCACAAGCATTCTGAAATTGAAGACTGGGATTGAAAATGACAGTTATCTATAAGAAACCAAACCCATCTGTTCAGTCCTGAAGAAAGAATTTAAGTTTATGCTTGTTTCTTTCAAGGAATTGGATTAAATGGAGAAGGTGATTAAACTGGTCATGGAAAAACTTCTAATTAAAGCATCAATATGCCATAGTTGGACAAGATAGCCAGACCACTGAAAATGCAAACAAGTAATTGTAATATTCAAATCAACTTCAGAAGATGAGCTGCCTCAGCAGGAACATTAATACCTTCATGTGCCATCCATTTATGCATAAATGGATTTAAATGAAGCTAGGCATCCAAAAGACTGATGGGATTGAATTAAAATTCTAGATATCATTTGGGGAAGAACATCATAATTAATATATGCTTGTAATAAAGTATTGGGTAATTATCTAGGATGTTTTCATGCAAAAACAATGAATTTTCATGCAGACTTTATGAGCTATCAAAAGGTGTTTTGCTTATGCATTAATGGCAGGACATTTGGAGTTATGCAGAGACAATATAAACAAAATTTGGTATTGGAAATAAGCAGAAGCTTTAGTGCTTTAAGCAATACAATTTAACAATTAATCATTGAACATAAACCCTACTGTCTTATCTGCCAGTTTTATTATTGTTGGGCCACCCTCATCCATCCACTCTCTTATCTAAACATCCAACAAGCTCCGTACCAGAAGGCAGAAAGCTGTTTATGTTAtcgtttttcacttttctttatcTCTTTCATAAGAAACCCATGATGATGGGCCTATCCATGAAGCCCATCCTCATTCCATTGTGCATCCTCCCTTCTTAATGATGGAGATAACCTAGGATTAGAATATAATCCCACTACATGTTAGGTAGACACACACACACTAATTACTACCTAAATAAGCATAATGAAATTACTAAAAGGGGTGGTGTTTGAGGAGGAATTACAGATGGTGCCATTATCACGAGCTTTGTCACTGTCCTTAAAGAAATGCAGCCAACTGCTAATCAATCAAATAATGCATTTTGGGAAAGGGGATATCACGAAAAGATACTTAAGAAGCTCCAAAAACTTACGTGGTAAAACCAAAATGAGGAGCGGCTATGCGCGTCAAAAATTTTGATTAAGAGAGACAGTAAGCCAATCTGGTTTTGACACGTGTGAATTGGAACGCGGCTTTAAGGGCTTATCAAATcaatgaataataataataataataccgaAAATTGCACAAACACAAGTGCTGTGGTCTCTCCCTCTTCCTATTGCTCGTATCCTTTTCCCAAATTTCCAAAATCTTGTTTGCTAAAGAGTCAGACCTCATTTTGTACCCTTCCGATGATATTCGATTCATTTTGCTATTTCTTTTCTTTACCTTTGACAACTGGTTTCTTATGTTGAGATTTTGCAGCCTACTTATGGAAAAGCTAATTGCTTGAAGTTTTTAGAAGCTCTTTTGTAGTTGCTGTGTTCTTTAGAGCTTATAAATATAGTCCCATTCCTCATTCCTCTTCCAACAGAGAGCTTTGAGTCACTCTTCTCTTGGTGCCACTCACCAGTTAGTTCTCTCttcattcttttctttttctgttggctggttttctttcttttcttctgcaATAATCTTAAACAAGAACTACTTTGAAGCTGCTAAaatcattttaaatccaatattcacttttcacaaCCATCCAATTTTCTCAATTTACACATTTATCACTGTTATTTTGCTGTTAAAGACACTGTTATTAATACTTTATTCTTGATATAATGATACTCTCCCCTGCTTCTCGAAATCTACAGTGGAGATTAATTCCTTTTCGCTGTTTTCTATGGTAATTATGGAATTTGCAGGTGATGCTTAAACGAGGAGGAGGAGCCTCAAGTGTCAAAGCTCACTAACTAACCACAAGGCCAAATCcaccattaaaaaaaataaactctctttctctctccccaTCTGTCTAATCCTTTTTATATATTTCTTCACTTCACAACCCTACAAACCCACCAACATTCTCGCTCGTCTTTGCTTGTAAAGAAAATGCAAGCTCACCCAATttcccctttcttcttcttcatcttcttctgctTCCCATTCTTGCTCGATGTAAGCTCATCTTTTATGCCATTTACTCttcttttcaatttatttttttacttttctgTTTCTTTCTTGTTTTCGTTTCTAATTCTTGTTCTTGTTTTTTTGGTCGGTTTGGTTAAATTCTTGAACAATGCAGGCGAGTTCAGCCGGTGCCAGGGTGCTGCTGGCCGGTGACGGTCCACTTACGCCAAAAGCATATCTTATCCGGTACTGGGACAAGGAGATCCACAGCAATTTACCAAAATCTCCATTCATTCTATCCAAGGCCTCTCCATTGAACGCCGTGGATGCCGCCACTTTTACCAAACTCGCCTCGCAAAATGCCCTCTCCACTAAGTTCTCCGCCTTCTGCTCCTCCGCCAAGCTCTTCTGCTTCCCCGATTTAGCGCCCAGCCTCGAGAAGCACGAAGGAAACTCCAACTTTGCTGTCTACAGCAACAAGAACTTTACCAATTACGGTTCGGATTTGGTGAACGGAGTCGACTCGTTCAAGAACTATTCAGATGGAGAAAATATCCCCGTCGACTCTTTTCGGCGATACGGCCGCGGCTCCATTGATCACAACGAAAAATTTTCCACTTATGGCCCTGACGGGAACGTCCCCGACCAAAGCTTCAACACCTATGGTGCCCATAGCAGCGGTGGCGCCAGCGACTTCAAGAAATACAATGAGCAAGTAAATGTCCCAAATCTTCGGTTCACATCTTATTCGGATCACGGAAATCGCAGGGCCCAAAAATTCTCGAGCTATACAGGGGATACAAACTCCGGCGGTGAATCTTTCTCCAGTTATGGGAAGAACGGGAATGCAAGCCCTAATGAATTTACGAGCTATGCAGAGAACTCGAATGTGATTGGCTCAGATTTTACGAATTACGGCGAGAATGAGAATGGAGCTAATGATACCTTCAAGTCTTATGGGTTCAATGGAAATGTTCCAGAGAACAATTTCAAGAACTACGGCGCTGAAGGAACTGGTAGTTTTGATACCTTCACCAATTACAGAGATGAATCCAATGTGGGTGACGATTCCTTCCAATCTTATGCTAAAAAATCAACTGGGGGAActgtaaatttcaaaatttatgggAAATCCTTCAATGAAGGGTCTGATACATTTACTGGGTATGGTGAAGGAGCAGATAAGCCGAAGATTGGGTTCAAGATCTATGGAGTGAACAACACTTTCAAAGAGTATGCTGATAAAAAGAGCGTATCTTTTTCTGGGTACAGCAAAACAAGCTCCACTACTGCATCTGAAGAAACTACTGCAAAGAAGGTCAGTGGTAGTTTGGTAAATAAGTGGATTGAGCCTGGCAAATTTTTCCGTGAGTCTGAGCTCAAGAAGGGTAACGTGATGCCAATGCCTGACATTAGAGATAAAATGCCTCAAAGGTCATTTTTGCCCCGCACCATCACCTCAAAATTACCATTTTCCACCTCCAAGATCGCTCCGTTGAAGGAAACTTTCCACACTGCTGATAATTCAACCATGGAGAAGATAATTATGGACGCTCTTGACGAGTGCGAGAGAGCACCTAGCCCCGGCGAGACCAAGCGCTGCGTTGGCTCCGCCGAGGACTTAATCGACTTCGCCACCTCCGTCCTAGGCCGCAATGTGGTGGTTCGTACGACTGAAAACGTGAAGGGGTCAAAGAAGAATATCATGATCGGATCGGTCAAAGGTATCAACGGTGGTAGAGTGACCAAGTCAGTATCTTGTCACCAGAGCTTGTTCCCGTACCTGCTCTATTACTGCCACTCGGTTCCCAAAGTTCGGGTTTACGAAGCGGACATCTTGGATCGGAATAGCAAGGCGAAAATCAACCACGGCGTCGCCGTATGTCACCTGGATACTTCCTCTTGGAGCTCCACCCATGGTGCTTTCTTGGCTTTAGGTTCGGGTCCGGGTCGGATCGAGGTTTGCCACTGGATATTCGAGAATGACATGACTTGGACCACCGCCGATGAATAAGGTTGTAAAACTTGGGTTGTGTGATTTGGGTTCGAACCGCAGGCTAAAAAGGGTTAGCCGACGGCTCGATCTTTAGAGCTGGGTTAAATTAAAAGTGTTTGTAAGTTGTGGGTTTGTTATTTATTAGCGACAAGGTTACGTCGTTTTGGGAAAAGCTTATTATTATTgtcaattataaatattttgtcaATAATAAATCTCtcattgatgatgatgatgatgatgagatcTTGTTAAGGCCTTTATGGAATCTGTATTTGTGTTATGATTCAGATGTCATAATTCATATACGTTTAAGACTTCCTAAAACCACTGTAATTAAGCCATTAATTTAGTAGTCACTCGCCATAAAAATTGCAATTATAGATTTTTTTTCTTCGGAAGGCACAAATATTTTGAATCTAATTTATAGGTTATACGGTAGGAGgttattctcttcttttttttttttttttttaactcaaaatttctttatttcttgcgcttaaaaatgaagaaaaattaataaaataattctttgatgacgataataataataataataataataatgtatatATTACATTTATATTTAATCCCTCAAAATTTAGTATCTAGCTACTTTGCCATTGCTTTTATTACATCAAGTATAGGCATTAAACCAACAAAATTATATAAGGATAATAATACTGAAATTCATAACAACAGActtttttttgtaattaaattttagaaattataattttttacaatcaaattttaattcttttaaaattAGCTCTCATAAAAAGAATGGACATGAGATTTAATTGGATGGAATTTTATTGTCAAAATATAACTAATTTAAGTAGTTAGATTTTATCTTCagacgaaaaaaaaaaaagttagattTTATCATACGAGATAATAGAGTGATAAATGAGAATATTACTCACATAAACAAATACAAgatgaatgaaatgaaaaaaatacaATGGATGTACTATGCAATCATATGATCTTCACAAAATGAAATGTAAATTTTATACAATTATGGTTAAGTTAGTTATGTTGTATAAAAGTGAATATTCgatatttaaaatataacataaccACAAAATAAGTATAATAGAAATATGAATATTGAGATAAATATTTGATAATATGATAATGAGAAGAAATTATAAATGATTATATATGTcagaaaatatatataatatacatTGAGAATAAAAtgagaaataattaattaagatagTTTAATCATATCTAAAGTAAAAtattaaatgataaaaataaaaatataataaattaacagtgagaaaaaaatatgaaaatttaggTGCTGATTAAtttattttccttaattttatatatttgttttctcttgttttttgaaaaaaaagaaaaagaaaaaacaacatAGATAGGATAAGGTGCAAAACGTTGgagaaattttgttttatttataacCTAAtcctttatttattatatatgtgatcattttatcaataataataataattttataaaaatcaataaaataattttactcaTAATTATTgactataaaattatatttaaaaataaataaattttattgattGTGGGCCACAGCACAACTTGTCACGGGGGCACTGTCCCCTCGTCCTCCTCTCCTCCTATGTGGGAAAACCCTTCCCCCGCTGGGCTATACGCTTCAATGTAGCCCTCTATTATCCtctgatcaaagaaaaattaattcatttttaagaaaattaatttttatttaaaaaaattattttatattttttaaattttaaaaattttattaaaatataaataaatttatacatatataaaataaataaatattattaatttaatattataattaaataataaaaaatatttttataaaaaatattttttatatataaatcattttatATGAAACAAATTAAGTCTAaaggaataaatttttatttttttaattatgtcaaaAAGCAAGTACTTAATTATTAAACT
It contains:
- the LOC110639013 gene encoding polygalacturonase 1 beta-like protein 3, coding for MQAHPISPFFFFIFFCFPFLLDASSAGARVLLAGDGPLTPKAYLIRYWDKEIHSNLPKSPFILSKASPLNAVDAATFTKLASQNALSTKFSAFCSSAKLFCFPDLAPSLEKHEGNSNFAVYSNKNFTNYGSDLVNGVDSFKNYSDGENIPVDSFRRYGRGSIDHNEKFSTYGPDGNVPDQSFNTYGAHSSGGASDFKKYNEQVNVPNLRFTSYSDHGNRRAQKFSSYTGDTNSGGESFSSYGKNGNASPNEFTSYAENSNVIGSDFTNYGENENGANDTFKSYGFNGNVPENNFKNYGAEGTGSFDTFTNYRDESNVGDDSFQSYAKKSTGGTVNFKIYGKSFNEGSDTFTGYGEGADKPKIGFKIYGVNNTFKEYADKKSVSFSGYSKTSSTTASEETTAKKVSGSLVNKWIEPGKFFRESELKKGNVMPMPDIRDKMPQRSFLPRTITSKLPFSTSKIAPLKETFHTADNSTMEKIIMDALDECERAPSPGETKRCVGSAEDLIDFATSVLGRNVVVRTTENVKGSKKNIMIGSVKGINGGRVTKSVSCHQSLFPYLLYYCHSVPKVRVYEADILDRNSKAKINHGVAVCHLDTSSWSSTHGAFLALGSGPGRIEVCHWIFENDMTWTTADE